In one Haloplanus salinus genomic region, the following are encoded:
- a CDS encoding PAS domain S-box protein: MSATDDPCRLLHVDDDPAVLDLTAAFFDRELDWAVTAVTETSVEAALERLSTEPFDCIVSDYDMPEMDGLDFFDALRDRGVDAPFILYTGKGSEDIASQALNAGVTGYFQKGGSEQQRRLANRVGQAIEESRTQAVADRYSTVMEALGYPIYVVDEEGRFEFVNEAFAELTGYDVSTVVGSKPGLIKDDAAVERASDELGAILSSEGPPISRFGVDIVPKAGEPIRCRDHMAALPYDGECFEGSVGILRDVSTERRRERELERRTRAMDEAPVGITMSDSSKPDNPMVYVNDRFVEMTGYDREAALGRNCRFLQGPETDEAAVAELRAAIEAGEPVTTTLRNYRRDGEAFWNRVSIAPIRDTDGGVVRWIGFQEDVTERKRYQRRLERQNARLERFASVLSHDLRNPLQVARGRLELARSGGEGGNEDLDAVEDAHTRMETLIDDLLALVRDSDGEVTPEPASLGATAESCWGAIDTGEATLRVDTDRTLRADPARFRRLLTNLLANASEHGGPTVTVGAMDGGFYVADDGPGIPESERDRVFEVGYSGADGIGFGLFIVEEFAAAHGWTVDVTASEDGGARFDVAGVEDA; the protein is encoded by the coding sequence ATGAGCGCGACCGACGACCCGTGTCGGCTCCTGCACGTCGACGACGACCCGGCGGTGTTGGACCTGACGGCGGCGTTTTTCGACCGCGAACTCGACTGGGCCGTCACGGCCGTCACCGAGACGTCGGTCGAAGCCGCGCTCGAACGGCTCTCGACGGAGCCGTTCGACTGTATCGTCAGTGATTACGACATGCCCGAGATGGACGGACTCGACTTCTTCGACGCCCTCCGTGACCGCGGCGTCGACGCCCCGTTCATCCTCTATACGGGTAAGGGGAGCGAGGACATCGCCAGCCAGGCGCTCAACGCCGGCGTCACGGGTTACTTCCAGAAGGGTGGTTCGGAACAGCAGCGTCGACTCGCGAATCGCGTCGGGCAGGCCATCGAGGAGAGTCGAACGCAGGCCGTCGCCGACCGCTACTCGACGGTCATGGAGGCGCTCGGCTACCCCATCTACGTCGTCGACGAGGAGGGGCGCTTCGAGTTCGTCAACGAAGCCTTCGCGGAACTCACGGGGTACGACGTCTCGACCGTCGTCGGGAGCAAGCCGGGGTTGATCAAGGACGACGCCGCCGTCGAGCGAGCGTCCGACGAACTCGGCGCCATCCTGTCGAGCGAGGGACCGCCGATCAGCCGTTTCGGCGTCGACATCGTGCCCAAGGCGGGCGAGCCGATCCGGTGTCGCGACCACATGGCCGCTCTCCCCTACGACGGCGAGTGTTTCGAGGGGAGCGTCGGTATCCTCCGCGACGTGTCGACGGAGCGCCGTCGGGAGCGTGAACTCGAACGCCGGACCCGCGCCATGGACGAGGCGCCCGTCGGGATCACGATGAGCGACTCCTCGAAGCCGGACAACCCGATGGTCTACGTCAACGATCGGTTCGTCGAGATGACGGGGTACGATCGCGAGGCGGCACTCGGTCGCAACTGCCGCTTCCTCCAGGGTCCGGAGACGGACGAGGCGGCGGTCGCCGAACTCCGCGCGGCCATCGAGGCCGGCGAACCGGTGACGACCACGCTCCGGAACTACCGCCGCGACGGCGAGGCGTTCTGGAACCGGGTCAGCATCGCACCCATCCGCGACACGGACGGCGGGGTCGTCCGCTGGATCGGCTTTCAGGAGGACGTAACCGAGCGGAAGAGATACCAACGGCGACTCGAACGGCAGAATGCTCGCCTCGAACGCTTCGCGAGCGTGCTCTCTCACGACCTTCGCAACCCCTTGCAGGTCGCGCGGGGACGCCTCGAACTCGCGCGATCCGGCGGCGAGGGCGGGAACGAGGACCTCGACGCCGTCGAGGACGCCCACACCCGGATGGAGACGCTGATCGACGACCTCCTGGCGCTCGTCCGGGATAGCGACGGCGAGGTAACCCCCGAACCGGCGTCGCTCGGGGCGACGGCCGAGTCGTGCTGGGGGGCCATCGATACCGGCGAGGCGACGCTCCGGGTCGACACTGATCGGACGCTCCGTGCCGATCCCGCCCGGTTCCGGCGACTCCTCACGAACCTGCTCGCCAACGCGAGCGAACACGGGGGGCCTACCGTCACCGTCGGCGCGATGGACGGCGGCTTCTACGTCGCCGACGACGGTCCCGGCATCCCCGAGTCCGAGCGCGACCGGGTCTTCGAGGTCGGATACTCCGGTGCCGACGGCATCGGCTTCGGCCTCTTCATCGTCGAGGAGTTCGCCGCCGCTCACGGCTGGACGGTAGACGTAACGGCGAGCGAGGACGGCGGTGCCCGTTTCGACGTGGCCGGCGTCGAGGACGCCTAA
- a CDS encoding sensor histidine kinase, with translation MRVHRRVSLAVLSGIGLSLTGVLLFDVYEDWTVQGNTLASTAVENALPFALLLGLFYTVWELRRGTYSEPFVESVTLWTVAGAVTTVVLVGWVVGIQSLQNELKPWIIVLQTTVVGTSAGLLVGRRTATVERARERSERERARFESLFENDPAAIADLRLDGDRFVVEATNPEYDTRFGRVSDDHEPVLPGLDGETIRTFEDAVETGERRRVEATHYAPEGPKHYVVELVPYGGDAALGGSRSYVLYRDVTEVREAELELERTVEQLERSNEQLQQFAYVASHDLQEPLRMVSSYVDLLASEYGDELDDEADEYIDFAVDGAKRMQAMIDALLEYSRVHTEGESFEEVDAEAVFDRAVRDLELLIAEREATVTNDDLPRVVADEDQLGQLFRNLLSNAVEHGDDGDDPPTVHVSGAEREDAVVFSISDDGPGIPSDQQERVFELFEQSDRDDGGTGIGLAICQRIVNRHEGDIWVESTPEEGATFHASFPKR, from the coding sequence ATGCGAGTACATCGGCGGGTGTCGCTGGCCGTTCTGTCGGGGATCGGACTGTCGCTCACCGGCGTCCTCCTCTTCGACGTGTACGAGGACTGGACGGTGCAAGGGAACACGCTCGCGTCGACGGCCGTCGAGAACGCCCTCCCGTTCGCGTTGCTACTGGGGCTGTTCTACACGGTGTGGGAACTACGGCGCGGGACGTACAGCGAGCCGTTCGTCGAATCCGTGACGCTGTGGACCGTCGCCGGTGCCGTGACGACGGTGGTGCTCGTGGGGTGGGTCGTGGGTATCCAGAGCCTCCAGAACGAATTGAAGCCGTGGATCATCGTCCTGCAGACGACGGTCGTCGGGACGAGCGCGGGGCTACTCGTCGGTCGGCGGACCGCGACCGTCGAACGCGCACGGGAGCGGAGCGAGCGCGAACGCGCCCGGTTCGAATCGCTGTTCGAGAACGATCCGGCGGCGATAGCCGACCTCCGTCTCGACGGCGACCGGTTCGTCGTCGAGGCAACCAACCCGGAGTACGACACACGGTTCGGGAGGGTAAGCGACGACCACGAGCCGGTCCTGCCCGGCCTCGACGGGGAGACGATCCGGACGTTCGAGGACGCGGTCGAGACGGGCGAGCGACGCAGAGTCGAGGCGACCCACTACGCGCCCGAGGGACCGAAACACTACGTCGTGGAACTGGTCCCGTACGGCGGTGACGCGGCGTTGGGCGGCAGCCGCAGCTACGTGCTCTACCGGGACGTGACCGAGGTGCGCGAGGCGGAACTGGAGCTCGAACGCACCGTCGAGCAGCTCGAGCGCTCGAACGAACAGCTCCAGCAGTTCGCCTACGTCGCCTCTCACGACCTGCAGGAACCCCTCCGGATGGTTTCGAGCTACGTCGACCTGCTCGCCTCGGAGTACGGCGACGAACTCGACGACGAAGCCGACGAGTACATCGACTTCGCCGTCGACGGCGCCAAGCGAATGCAGGCAATGATCGACGCCCTGCTCGAATACTCCAGAGTCCACACGGAAGGCGAGTCGTTCGAGGAGGTAGACGCCGAGGCGGTGTTCGACCGGGCTGTACGGGACCTCGAACTCCTGATCGCGGAACGGGAGGCGACGGTCACGAACGACGACCTGCCCCGAGTCGTCGCCGACGAGGACCAGCTCGGACAGCTGTTCCGGAACCTCCTCTCGAACGCCGTCGAGCACGGCGACGACGGCGACGACCCGCCGACGGTGCACGTGAGCGGCGCGGAACGCGAGGACGCGGTCGTCTTCTCGATCAGCGACGACGGACCGGGCATCCCGTCGGACCAGCAGGAGCGCGTCTTCGAACTGTTCGAGCAGTCGGACCGCGACGACGGAGGCACCGGCATCGGCCTCGCCATCTGCCAGCGGATCGTCAACCGCCACGAGGGGGACATCTGGGTCGAATCGACGCCGGAGGAGGGAGCGACGTTTCACGCGTCCTTCCCGAAGCGGTAG
- a CDS encoding ATP-binding response regulator, producing the protein MPAELTDELQLLLVEDNPGDARLIRHHLRSDTRGAFATPSVTHVETLDAALDRLETTTFDLVLLDLGLADSRGIETLERLNDRLDAAAAPPLPVVVLTGLTDEEMALEAIQQGAQDYLLKEHLEAELLGRAVRYALERHRQERTLERQNERLERFASIVSHDLRNPLQVARSRLAHVAPGETAEHLDEAVAALDRMEELVDDLLDLARDGRDLDVTESVDVADVARSAWGNVETPASDLRVEVTGTVTADASRLTQLFENLFRNSVEHSSTRNRTESGDSVEHGSTRNRTESGDSVEHGGGGGPANGRSAAGITVTVGAMDDGFYVADDGPGIPESERDRIFETGYSTNEDGTGFGLDIVREIVEAHGWAVTVTESETGGARFELTELPPDDD; encoded by the coding sequence ATGCCGGCCGAGCTGACGGACGAACTGCAGCTCTTGCTCGTGGAGGACAACCCCGGCGACGCGCGGCTGATTCGGCATCACCTTCGGTCCGACACCCGCGGGGCGTTCGCCACGCCGTCGGTGACCCACGTCGAGACGCTCGACGCGGCCCTCGACCGGCTCGAAACGACGACGTTCGACCTCGTGTTACTCGACCTCGGCCTCGCGGACAGCCGCGGTATCGAGACGCTGGAACGACTGAACGATCGGCTCGACGCCGCCGCCGCCCCGCCGCTTCCCGTCGTCGTCCTGACTGGACTGACCGACGAGGAGATGGCGCTGGAGGCGATCCAGCAGGGCGCGCAGGACTACCTCCTCAAGGAGCATCTCGAGGCCGAACTCCTCGGACGCGCCGTCCGGTACGCGCTGGAACGTCACCGGCAGGAGCGAACCCTGGAACGACAGAACGAGCGCCTGGAGCGGTTCGCCAGCATCGTCTCCCACGACCTCCGCAACCCGCTACAGGTCGCGCGGAGCCGACTCGCACACGTCGCCCCGGGAGAAACGGCGGAACACCTCGACGAGGCCGTGGCAGCCCTCGACCGCATGGAGGAGCTCGTCGACGACCTCCTCGACCTGGCCCGGGACGGTCGGGACCTCGACGTTACGGAGTCGGTCGACGTAGCCGACGTCGCCCGGTCGGCGTGGGGCAACGTCGAGACGCCGGCGAGCGACCTCCGCGTCGAAGTGACGGGAACCGTCACGGCGGACGCCAGTCGGCTCACGCAGCTGTTCGAGAACCTGTTTCGGAACAGCGTGGAGCACAGCTCCACGCGCAACCGGACGGAATCCGGTGACAGCGTGGAACACGGCTCCACGCGCAACCGGACGGAATCCGGTGACAGCGTGGAACACGGCGGCGGAGGCGGTCCCGCGAACGGCCGCTCGGCCGCGGGGATCACCGTCACCGTCGGTGCGATGGACGACGGCTTCTACGTCGCCGACGACGGTCCCGGCATCCCCGAGTCCGAGCGCGACCGGATCTTCGAGACCGGCTACTCGACGAACGAGGACGGTACGGGGTTCGGTCTCGACATCGTCCGCGAAATCGTCGAGGCCCACGGCTGGGCGGTTACGGTCACCGAAAGCGAGACCGGTGGTGCCCGCTTCGAACTCACGGAACTCCCCCCCGACGACGACTGA
- a CDS encoding DUF1272 domain-containing protein, translated as MSERSSFECESCKQRVSPISYRSVCPDCGGSLRRRVR; from the coding sequence ATGTCGGAACGTTCGTCGTTCGAGTGCGAGTCCTGTAAGCAGCGCGTGAGTCCGATTTCGTATCGATCGGTTTGTCCGGACTGTGGCGGGAGCCTGCGGCGACGGGTGCGGTAG
- a CDS encoding transcription initiation factor IIB, translating to MSDTTTYRTDTAEREQERAESERAETTPACPECAGNLVTDEEHGETVCSDCGLVVESDEIDHGPEWRAFDSSERDSKSRVGAPTTQMMHDRGLSTNIGWQNKDAYGRALSSRQREKMQRLRTWNERFRTRNSKERNLKQALGEIDRMASALGLPENVRETASVIYRRALAEDLLPGRSIEGVATAALYAAARQAGTPRSLDEVATVSRVDKMELTRTYRYVVRELKLEIQPADPEQYVPRFASDLDLSEEATRQARELLRSSREAGVHSGKSPVGLAAAAVYAAALLTNESVTQSEVSEVANISEVTIRNRYKELLEAKGAADAQ from the coding sequence ATGAGCGACACCACGACCTACCGGACGGACACGGCGGAACGAGAACAGGAGCGAGCGGAGAGCGAACGGGCCGAGACGACGCCGGCCTGTCCCGAGTGTGCTGGCAACCTCGTCACCGACGAAGAACACGGCGAGACGGTGTGTAGCGACTGCGGGCTGGTCGTCGAGTCGGACGAAATCGACCACGGCCCCGAGTGGCGCGCCTTCGATTCGAGCGAGCGCGATTCGAAGTCGCGAGTCGGCGCGCCGACGACCCAGATGATGCACGACCGAGGGCTGTCGACGAACATCGGCTGGCAGAACAAAGACGCCTACGGGCGGGCGCTTTCCTCGCGCCAGCGCGAGAAGATGCAGCGGCTGCGCACCTGGAACGAGCGCTTTCGAACCCGGAACTCGAAAGAGCGCAATCTGAAGCAGGCGCTGGGCGAAATCGACCGGATGGCCTCCGCGCTCGGTCTCCCCGAGAACGTCCGCGAGACGGCGTCGGTCATCTACCGACGCGCGCTCGCCGAGGATCTCCTCCCCGGCCGCTCCATCGAAGGCGTCGCCACCGCGGCGCTGTACGCGGCGGCGCGACAGGCGGGAACGCCTCGGAGCCTCGACGAGGTCGCCACCGTCTCCCGCGTCGACAAGATGGAACTGACCCGGACGTACCGCTACGTCGTCCGCGAACTCAAGTTGGAGATTCAGCCGGCGGACCCCGAGCAGTACGTCCCCCGTTTCGCCTCCGACCTCGACCTCTCCGAGGAGGCGACGCGGCAGGCCCGCGAACTCCTTCGGTCCTCCCGCGAGGCGGGCGTCCACAGCGGCAAGAGCCCGGTCGGCCTCGCGGCCGCCGCCGTCTACGCCGCCGCGCTTCTCACCAACGAGTCGGTGACCCAGAGCGAGGTGAGCGAGGTGGCGAACATCAGCGAAGTCACCATCCGCAACCGGTACAAGGAGCTACTGGAAGCGAAGGGCGCGGCGGACGCCCAGTAG
- a CDS encoding AAA domain-containing protein, with protein MNLRGTILDVGEVRSVSTQYGERDLVELSVRPDDGTADPVDGVTVTLWGKWTHTADHAAPGMDLLVTDAERSAFRGEAGYATSGDSYVVLEPDFLVDVTDVRSWVQCPRMYYLNKLSGVPLAYPVVKGTIVHEVFGDLLRGRDLDEAVADHVEAAGLELGLLGREAAEVRDEVRRNAAAIEGWLAQGTLTEADDWRSEYTLISPTFGIKGRADALRRDSPVELKTGKNTKREPRFHDKIQAATYALLLGESGDSPNTGTLLYTKNAALDRNEASGDLSPAKEFSVGRGLLEFVVRTRNEIAATEARRDVPTGYEADAKCDWCFEQDTCMVVSGRLDQESKAGRVGTAIPEGERDYFADFYRAVEDERRAVHGEYRKLWEQDARERADADRALIDLDPCGRRQLPDGDWELRARVPDCAVSKLREGDVALASSGDPIGGDAELGRIRSLGDEAVVAVDEPLDLRRLDVYPSEISVSRQLTALHDALLKGDPDRKDVLFGRRDPTFTDVSATFIDNNDAQNAAVRRAVGADDFALVHGPPGTGKTYTIARLVRALVDRGERVLLSAFTNRAVDNALDALREQGFEDVARVGTKTGVREDMLDVRLERRGEPNDRAAALRSAPVVAATTATCGSRVLREAAFDVAVVDEASQLTEPGTLAAVNLADRFVLVGDHQQLPPVVQSGDERLATSLFERLHDDHPDAAVMLDRQYRMSQRIQAFASREFYDGALRPATPAVAGGSLGDLPTVDAGTLPDRLRQGVRFIDPDGRQVGNANPVEAERVASVVEEYVDAGVDPDDVVVIAPFRAQVAEIGRRVDVAVDTVDRFQGSSAEVVVVSFVATGELEGPIFEDTRRVNVALTRAKKTLVLVGDAAALGSEPFYARMLDWARR; from the coding sequence GTGAACCTCCGCGGGACGATCCTGGACGTGGGCGAGGTGCGGTCCGTCTCGACGCAGTACGGCGAGCGTGACCTCGTGGAACTCTCCGTTCGCCCGGACGACGGCACGGCCGACCCCGTCGACGGGGTGACCGTGACCCTCTGGGGCAAGTGGACCCACACCGCCGACCACGCCGCCCCGGGCATGGATCTCCTCGTCACCGACGCGGAGCGGTCGGCGTTTCGGGGGGAGGCGGGCTACGCGACGAGCGGTGACTCCTACGTCGTCCTCGAACCCGACTTCCTCGTCGACGTGACCGACGTGCGCTCGTGGGTGCAGTGTCCGCGGATGTACTACCTGAACAAGCTCTCCGGCGTTCCCCTCGCCTACCCCGTCGTCAAAGGGACCATCGTCCACGAGGTGTTCGGCGACCTGTTGCGGGGCCGGGACCTGGACGAGGCCGTCGCGGACCACGTCGAGGCGGCCGGCCTCGAACTCGGCCTGCTGGGCCGCGAGGCGGCGGAGGTGCGCGACGAGGTGCGGCGCAACGCCGCCGCCATCGAGGGGTGGCTCGCACAGGGCACGCTCACCGAGGCGGACGATTGGCGCTCGGAGTACACGCTCATCAGTCCCACGTTCGGGATCAAGGGCCGCGCGGACGCCCTTCGGCGCGACAGTCCGGTCGAGCTCAAGACGGGGAAGAACACGAAGCGCGAACCCCGCTTTCACGACAAGATACAGGCGGCGACGTACGCACTCCTGTTGGGCGAGTCGGGCGACTCGCCGAACACGGGTACCCTCCTCTACACCAAGAACGCGGCGCTCGATCGGAACGAGGCGAGTGGCGACCTCTCGCCAGCCAAGGAGTTCTCGGTCGGTCGCGGGTTGCTCGAGTTCGTCGTCCGCACGCGCAACGAAATCGCGGCGACGGAGGCTCGCCGCGACGTGCCGACGGGCTACGAGGCCGACGCCAAGTGTGACTGGTGTTTCGAACAGGACACCTGCATGGTCGTCTCCGGCCGCCTCGATCAGGAGTCCAAGGCCGGGCGGGTCGGCACCGCGATTCCAGAGGGAGAGCGCGACTACTTCGCCGACTTCTACCGCGCCGTCGAGGACGAACGCCGCGCCGTTCACGGCGAGTACCGGAAACTGTGGGAGCAGGATGCGAGGGAACGGGCCGACGCGGATCGAGCGCTGATCGACCTCGACCCCTGCGGCCGACGCCAGTTACCCGACGGCGACTGGGAACTCCGCGCCCGAGTGCCCGACTGCGCGGTGTCGAAGCTCCGCGAGGGGGACGTGGCGCTCGCGAGTTCGGGCGACCCCATCGGCGGCGACGCCGAACTCGGCCGGATTCGGTCGCTCGGCGACGAGGCGGTCGTCGCGGTCGACGAACCCCTCGACCTCCGGCGACTGGACGTGTATCCCTCCGAGATATCCGTCTCCAGACAGCTAACGGCGCTCCACGACGCCCTGCTGAAGGGCGACCCCGACCGCAAGGACGTGTTGTTCGGCCGGCGCGACCCGACGTTCACCGACGTGTCGGCGACCTTTATCGACAACAACGACGCCCAGAACGCGGCCGTCCGGCGCGCCGTCGGCGCCGACGACTTCGCGCTCGTCCACGGCCCGCCAGGGACGGGCAAGACCTACACCATCGCCCGTCTGGTCCGGGCGCTCGTCGACCGCGGCGAGCGCGTCCTCCTCTCGGCCTTTACGAACCGCGCCGTCGACAACGCGCTCGACGCCCTCCGTGAACAGGGGTTCGAGGACGTGGCCCGCGTTGGAACGAAGACCGGCGTCCGTGAGGACATGCTCGACGTGCGCCTCGAACGCCGCGGGGAGCCGAACGACCGGGCGGCCGCGCTCCGGTCGGCGCCCGTCGTCGCTGCCACCACCGCCACCTGTGGCTCCCGCGTCCTCCGCGAGGCGGCGTTCGACGTGGCCGTCGTCGACGAGGCGTCGCAACTCACCGAACCGGGGACGCTCGCGGCCGTCAATCTTGCGGATCGGTTCGTTCTCGTCGGCGACCACCAGCAGCTCCCGCCGGTCGTCCAGTCGGGCGACGAACGGCTCGCCACGTCGCTGTTCGAGCGCCTCCACGACGACCACCCCGACGCCGCGGTCATGCTCGACCGCCAGTACCGCATGAGCCAGCGCATCCAGGCCTTCGCTTCCCGGGAGTTCTACGACGGCGCGCTCCGGCCCGCGACGCCGGCGGTGGCAGGGGGGTCGCTCGGCGACCTGCCGACGGTGGACGCCGGGACGCTCCCCGACCGCCTCCGGCAGGGCGTCCGCTTCATCGACCCCGACGGCCGGCAGGTGGGCAACGCCAACCCCGTCGAGGCCGAGCGGGTGGCGTCGGTCGTCGAGGAGTACGTCGACGCCGGCGTCGACCCCGACGACGTGGTGGTGATCGCCCCCTTCCGCGCGCAGGTGGCCGAAATCGGTCGGCGCGTGGACGTGGCCGTCGACACCGTCGACCGGTTCCAGGGATCGAGCGCCGAAGTGGTCGTCGTCTCCTTCGTCGCCACAGGGGAGTTAGAGGGCCCCATCTTCGAGGACACCCGCCGGGTGAACGTGGCGCTCACGCGGGCGAAGAAGACACTCGTCCTCGTCGGTGACGCGGCGGCGCTCGGCTCCGAGCCCTTCTACGCCCGGATGCTGGACTGGGCGCGGCGCTAG
- a CDS encoding beta-ketoacyl-ACP reductase, with amino-acid sequence MRSKACVVTGASKGIGRGIAERLGEDGCDVVVNYRSSEAEAAETVDRVEAAGGSAIAVQADVTNLAEVEAMREEAHDAFGPIDALVNNAGITQDVRFTEMTHEEWDVVLDVHLDGTFHCTRTFYDDLADAEEGRLVNISSIIGKEGNFGQANYATAKAGIFGFTRTLALELASTGSTANCVAPGFVLTSMVEELPDDIRETIRADTPLGRLGTVEEIAEVVAFLASDRSSFITGEVIDVNGGKDL; translated from the coding sequence ATGCGATCGAAGGCGTGCGTAGTCACGGGGGCATCGAAGGGCATCGGGCGTGGCATCGCCGAGCGGCTCGGCGAGGACGGCTGTGACGTCGTCGTCAACTACCGGAGTTCCGAGGCCGAAGCGGCGGAAACCGTCGACCGCGTCGAGGCGGCCGGCGGGTCGGCCATCGCGGTCCAGGCCGACGTGACGAACCTCGCGGAGGTCGAGGCGATGCGCGAGGAGGCCCACGACGCCTTCGGCCCGATAGACGCCCTCGTGAACAACGCCGGCATCACGCAGGACGTGCGGTTCACGGAGATGACCCACGAGGAGTGGGACGTGGTGCTCGACGTCCACCTCGACGGCACCTTCCACTGTACGCGGACGTTCTACGACGACCTGGCCGACGCCGAGGAGGGGCGTCTCGTCAACATCTCCAGCATCATCGGCAAGGAAGGGAACTTCGGGCAGGCGAACTACGCGACGGCCAAGGCCGGCATCTTCGGGTTCACCCGGACGCTGGCGCTCGAACTCGCGTCCACGGGATCGACGGCCAACTGCGTCGCCCCGGGCTTCGTCCTGACCAGTATGGTCGAGGAGCTCCCCGACGACATCAGAGAGACCATCCGCGCGGACACGCCGCTCGGTCGACTGGGGACCGTCGAGGAGATCGCCGAGGTGGTCGCCTTCCTCGCCAGCGACCGGTCCTCCTTCATCACCGGTGAAGTCATCGACGTGAACGGCGGGAAGGACCTCTAG
- a CDS encoding lactate racemase domain-containing protein, whose amino-acid sequence MQLPLGTGTVDVSLPDCTVRTVERPGGETVDPAAAARAALDAPHGPALGSLVDPGDDVTVVVTDVTRATPDDALVEAMLERLPDCAVSILVGLGLHRPMTDAELREGLGEYADLAVNHDPEETVEVGTVDGLDGDTVPVRVHPLVAEADCLLSTGMVEPHQYAGFSGGAKTVAIGAGDDSLIGYTHGPDVLSHPEVRLGRIEGNPFREVVDRAGDVIGLDFSLNVTKGPDGFLGASAGRPRAVVADLAETARAALSVPLSETFDAVIGGVGAPKDANLYQATRAATYLVLGDHNPVRPGGRVVVPARLPEGVGEGTGERRFYDRLRTATSADALYEALRAGYDPGAQRAFVVARTLREADVYVTDSERPSTVEGCLLRAADRVADAVDPGSDVLVVPDALNTLLVSD is encoded by the coding sequence ATGCAACTCCCGCTCGGCACCGGCACGGTCGACGTGTCGCTTCCGGACTGTACGGTGCGAACCGTCGAGCGCCCCGGCGGCGAGACGGTCGATCCGGCCGCGGCGGCGCGGGCTGCCCTCGATGCCCCGCACGGACCGGCGCTCGGGAGCCTCGTCGACCCCGGCGACGACGTGACCGTCGTCGTCACCGACGTGACGCGGGCGACGCCGGACGACGCCCTGGTCGAGGCGATGCTGGAGCGCCTGCCCGACTGCGCGGTGTCGATCCTCGTCGGCCTCGGCCTCCACCGGCCGATGACGGACGCCGAACTCCGCGAGGGGCTGGGCGAGTACGCCGACCTCGCGGTGAATCACGACCCCGAGGAGACGGTCGAGGTGGGAACCGTCGACGGGCTAGACGGCGACACGGTGCCCGTCCGCGTCCACCCCCTCGTCGCCGAGGCGGACTGCCTGCTCTCGACGGGCATGGTCGAACCTCACCAGTACGCGGGGTTCTCCGGCGGCGCGAAGACCGTCGCGATCGGTGCGGGCGACGATTCGCTGATCGGCTACACCCACGGCCCCGACGTGCTCTCGCATCCCGAGGTGCGCCTCGGCCGGATCGAGGGTAACCCGTTCCGCGAGGTCGTGGACCGCGCGGGCGACGTTATCGGCCTCGACTTCTCACTCAACGTGACGAAGGGTCCCGACGGCTTCCTCGGCGCGAGCGCCGGCCGGCCCCGAGCGGTGGTCGCCGATCTCGCCGAGACCGCCCGGGCGGCGCTCTCGGTGCCTCTCTCCGAGACGTTCGACGCCGTGATCGGCGGCGTCGGCGCGCCGAAAGACGCCAACCTGTATCAGGCGACCCGCGCCGCGACCTACCTCGTCCTCGGCGATCACAACCCCGTCCGCCCGGGTGGCCGGGTCGTCGTCCCGGCACGCTTGCCGGAGGGTGTCGGCGAGGGGACCGGCGAGCGACGCTTCTACGACCGCTTGCGAACGGCGACGAGCGCCGACGCGCTGTACGAGGCGCTGCGCGCCGGCTACGACCCCGGCGCCCAGCGCGCGTTCGTCGTCGCCCGTACCCTCCGCGAGGCGGACGTGTACGTCACGGACAGCGAGCGTCCCTCGACGGTCGAGGGATGCCTGCTCCGCGCCGCCGATCGGGTCGCGGACGCGGTCGATCCGGGAAGCGACGTGTTGGTGGTCCCGGACGCCCTGAACACGCTGCTCGTGTCGGACTAG